The sequence TGGATAGTACTGCCAGAGCTGATCGATGTATGAGAGGTGCAAAAATGGCGTGTCGCCGTAGCCATCTTTATCTCTATCAAAGCTCTCATACTCATCATAATAGTTCTTGCTCCATCTATTTAGTAGCATCTTTTCGCCTGGAGTGTCATTTACGACGATGTCCATGTTGCCGATAAAGTCGTTGTTTTCAAAGATGCTTGTGCCTTGCGTGGCGTGAAAATAGACGCCAACTACGTTGTGTAAAATTTTATTGCCTATAAAATTTATAGTTGATCCCGGCTGAAACGGCGAGTTATCAAGCAAGATGCCACGCGCGTTATAGACAAGAGTGTTGTTTTCTATCGTAAAGTCAGACACGTCCTTTAGTCCGATGCCGATACCAAAGGCACCGTCGCTATCCATAACTAGGTTATTTTTTATATTTGAGCTAGCTGAATACATAAAAAACATGCCAACAGCGTTGCCGATAAATTCGTTATTTTCTACTAAATTTTGATTCGCATACATAAAGTGAAGCGAATATCTGCTGCCAACTGCTTTGTTGCTTAGAAATTTATTGTGACTTGCGTACCATGCGACCATGTCACGGCTGTCACGGATATTGTTGTGCTCGATCAAATTTTCATGGCTATACCAAAGTCTCACCGCATCACCTCTAAAGCCAAGGCTAGCGCCCTTTTTTGAGGTGATGTTGTTTTCAGTGATCTTTGAGCTACTGCACTCTTTAAAGTCAATCCCAAAAAGCACATCGCTTATGTCGTTTTTAGAAATTTCTACGTTATTTGCCTTGTCACAGCCTATGCCAGCGTCAAGCTCGCCAAGGTCGTTGCCACTGCCACTTATCTTTAAATTTTTAAGTGTCACGTTTGAAGCTATGATCTTTATAACACTGCCCTTGCCCTCCCCTTTTATATGGGCATTTTTGCCCTCGCCGATGATAGTAAGAGGCTTATTTATCGTTATGCCACCTTCATAAACGGCATCCCCCAGCTTTATCACATCGCCAGGGCTAGCGTTATTTATCGCATCTTGAAGGACGTTTGCAAAGCCAAAAAGTGGCAAAAAAGCAAGGGCAAATTTAGAAAATTTACGCATTTAGCTCTTTTTTCTTTGAAAATACCGCAAGTATGCAAAGCACGCTCATGACTATCATCACCCAAAAGCCGATAGTTGGGTACGAGTGCGTTGTAAAGTGCGCCACGCTACCATCTCCTAAAACGGTTGGCATAAATGGCTTGATCTTAAAGGCGCCCCACTCTTGCATATTGTGTCCATACCAGTATAGCCAGCCCACAAATGCGCTCATAAATAGCACCGGTGCAATGATGGTTGGCACCATGAGAAGTGAGTTAAATTTACCGTCATAGTATAAAAACGCAAGCATGCAAAGTGTGGCGATAAGTAGATAATAAGGCGCGATCGCTCGCTCTAAATTTCCGCCATGCTCCATAGGATACATGCCGATGTAGTGGTTTATCGTATTCATCTCGTGCACGTCGCCACTATATCCATCTACGTGAAAATATACTGGGATGCCATCTGGAAAGGCTGCCTTTGGATAGTTTGGCGCTTCAAGAGATACGTACCAGATAGGGAGTGATGGCGTGCCTATCTCTGCTTTTTGCTCGATCATCTTATGAAGATCACTTGCCACCTCTTTTGGCAAAAGGTGGTTTTTATACTGAAATGAGCTATAAAGATCGTAGATAGTGTAAGCATAAGATGGTAGCTCGTCGCCATTAGCTATACGCTCCTTTGCTCCGTGCCAGCCAAGAACTGGCAGAGTAAAACAAACGCTCATAATGATAAGTGCAACAATGGTATAAATTTTATATTTGCTCATAATCTCTCCTTTAAATTTTAAAATTTAGCCTAGCAAAAGTTAAATTTTAAAATTTAAAAGGGGCAAAAATGCCCCTTAAAACTACATGCCTGCGTTTTCGTCTATCCATTTTAGATACTCGATGATATTTTTGATCTCTTCATCACTCATGTGCTGATTTGGCATTCTAAGTTTAAAGAAATCAATCATCGCTTTAACGTAGTCGTCGTTATAGAATTTAGCAGGGTCTTTTATAAAGTCTGCTACCCATTTTTCGCCGTTTTCATGTCTTAGCAAGACGCCAGTTAAGTCTGGGCCTGAGCTTACTTGACCGATGACGTGGCAACCATTACATCCGCCTTTTAGATAAGCTTCTTCGCCTTTTGCAGCAGCTGGGCTCATCGGAGTTGCGATCTCTTTAGCTAGGTTGTTTTTAGCTCTTAGACCAACGTCGGCAGTTTTTACCATGTATTGCCATACTTGGTACTCCCAAAGGATAGCGCCATTTACGTCGCCTTTTTTGTAAGCTTCGTCAGCTTTAGCTTTTACCTCTTTGATGTGGCCGTATTGATCAAGTGCGTCATCAACCAAAGCTTTTACTTTTGGATATTTCTCATAATGTTTCTCTTTTAGGTATTTAACAACCTCTTGGATAACATCATCAGTTGCTTTGTTAGTTGCGATTACTTTGTCGTACTCAGCTTTTAGAGCCTCTGGGCTTAGAGTTTTTAGCTTGCTATTTTTTGCAGATTCATATTTTTTATTTGGATCTTTAACAAGTAAGTAACCCATCATCTCTAGGTGAAGTGCTGAACAAAACTCGGTGCAGTAGTATGGGAAGACGCCTTCCATATCAGCTACGAAATTTACTGAAGCAGTTTTGCCAGGCTCTAGTGAAGCGTGGATGTTGTAAAGGTCGATGCCAAAGCCGTGAGTCTCATCTTGAGCGCGCTCTAGGTTTGTTAGGTGAATTGTTACGTTATCGCCTTTATTTACCTCGATGTGCTCTGGGTTGATGTGGCTTCTGATCATTGTTGCATAGACAGTTACGTTTTTGCCGTTTCTCTCAACTCTTTCTTGACCAGCTAGAGTTGCGTATGGACTAGCCTCGCCTGTTCTTGAGTTTGTGCCCATGTTGTAAGTAAGCGCTGGAGTTAGCTTGCTAGCAGCGATTGAGACAACGTCGTGTGGTTCACCAAGTGGGATAGGCATATCATAGATTAGATCCATTTTTGCACCAGTGATGTCTATTAACTGGTGGTTTTGTGGATGGAGTGGGCCAACTGGGTTAAAGCGATCGATTGAAAGTTTATCAAGTGCGATTGCGTATTTGCCCTTAGGTTTTGCTGATTTGCCCTCCATTGTATCAAGGTGACCGATGTTGTAATGAACATTTACCTTATCAAGCACTTTTAAATTTTTGTAGTCCCATTTTACGATTTGGCTATCAACGTAAAGTGAAGTATAAAGTATGCCATCTTGTGAGTCAAATGATGTGTGCAGTGGTCCAAGGCCAAGTTCGACTTGTCCGTGCATTGACTTTTCTCTATCTAAGATAGGTATGCCATATGGGTCAGTGCCAGCGAACTCTTTTTTGTCGATTAGCTCTTTGATCTTTTTAAAGTCATAAACTGATGCGTGAGTATCAAGCTTACCGCCAACGATGATGTATCTACCATCTGGTGTGACGTCACAACCGTGTGGGCTCTTTGACTCTGGGATCAAAAATAGTGCTCCAGCTTTTACAGCAGCTTCTATCGTGATCACTCTATGACCATTTATAACTTTGTAGTTTTTCTTGTCTTGTGCAAGTTTTTCTAAAATTTGCCAGTTATAAACGTGCAAGAAGTCGGTGTCGTTTCTACTAGCGCCTGCCTCAAATGGAGGAAGACCTTTTTCGATACCACCTGTATACATCTCAGTGTTTATTGAGTTTGTAAAGCCCCAGCCATAGCTCTCGCCCTTACCAGCGTCGCTTAGGTCTTGCCAGTATGGAGGAAGCTCAAGAGAGAAAGATGCTTTCTCGTCGATCTTGCCTTTTGGATAGTCAAATTTCCAAAATGTCACAGCGCCTCTATAAACGGCTTCGTAGTCGTCCATTGAGTGATAGTTATCATCAAGTGGAGCTGCGTACTGGCTAGCTTCGATGACGTACTCGCTGTTTGGAGTGATGAAGCTACCGCCGTGCTCACTCTTCATGATAGGGTTTACAACCATTTGAGTTGTCTCAAAGTCTTTTAAATTTATGACAGCGATCCTTGGGTTTGCCTTGTCGTTGATAAATAGATAATCACCAACATACTCACCATTTTTCTCAGTGAAATTTGGGTGGTGTGTATCGCCCCAAGTTATCTCTTTGCCCCTGATGTTGCCTTGTTTTAAAACGGCTTTTGACTCATCATCATAGCCATATCCTTGCCAAGGCTCTGGGGTGAAAACGCCGATGTATTTATAAATTCTCATCGACGGAACGCCATAAACTAGCACTTGACCACTCTGCCCGCCAGATGAAAAGACGATGAAATCATCTTTTTTACCGCTTGGCTGGTAAGTCTTAGCAGCTGCAAGGACATCTTTTTCGCTTAGCCCGCGCTCTTTCATGACTTTTTCAAGGTCACTACTAGCAGCACAAGCAGCAGTTAAAGATAGCCCAAGCAGTGCAGCACTTGCGACACAAAATAACTTTTGCATTTACTCTCCTTTTTAAAATGAATTTATCTCTAAACTCTTTGTCTTATTGCCTAGATCCACGCCAACAAGCACGTTTTTTTCTATAAAAATTTCTTTTATCTCGCCACTAAAAAGCTCTTTTTTGCCCTTTAGCTTGAAGCTTTTGTCAAATTTATAGATCACTCCGTCCTCACTAGCTACTAAAACCTCATCTCCCACGCACGCAAGAGCTGAAATTTTAGATCTTAAAACTTGCTTTTTAGCTCCACTTTTAAGATCTAAAATTTCTCCGTTTCTAAAGCCTATGAAAATTTCATCATCGCTAAATTTACAGGCACTTATCGGCGCAAAGCCAACGCTTTTTTGCTCTTTTGCGTTAAGCTTGCTATCAAGCAAAAACGCCTTGCCATTAAAGCTTGTAAAAAACACTCCCTCGCCAAGCGATAAAAAGCTAGAAATTTTATAAACATTGTTAAAATTTTTTGATATAAATTTTTTAGAACTCTTGTCAAAAATGGCGATTGTTACGACATTTGCCATATCGCAAGCGACGTAAATTTTCTCTTTATCTAGCAAGATATTTGAAACCTTACAGCCAACATTTGGCAGAGCAAATAAAAATTCCTTCTCGCTAGCTACCTTTACGATCTCGTTGTTTAAATTTGCAACGTAAAAAGAGCTCTCATCAAAAGCACATCTTTGATCTTTGTAAATTTTCTCCTTTAGTCCTAGGCTTTTTGTCTCACCATCTTTTACAAAGATGATGTTTTGACTATTTTCATCGATGAAGCAGCCCTTACTCTCAGCAAAAAGCGCTATCAAAGATAAGCTAAGACATAGCAGAAATTTCATTATCTAGGTTGCTTTCATTGTAAATTTAAAATTAACAAAAATATACATATTCATATCTTAAAAGCAAATTAGAAGTTAGTTTGTTTTCTTAAGCTTTTAAAGAAAAATATCAGTAAATTTTTTTAAATTTTGCTATTTACAATAAATAAACTTTGGAATTTAACGGATAGAAATATATTTTTGATAAAATTTATTATCTATAAAAGTTCGTGTTTTAGGTATATTCTGCATTAAAATTTAAATTATAAATATTTTTTTAAAAAAATTATTTAAATTAGATAATTATATTAAGAAATGAAAAATCGCTCTTGCGTTTTGAGCAAAGCTTAAATTTTAGATTTTTGATATTTTTTTGCTTAAATTTGCTGATAACTTAAATTTGTTTAAATAGGCTATAATCTGCCAAAAAAGGAGAGATAATGCTAACACATTTAGATGAAAAAGACCGTCCAAAGATGGTCGATGTAAGCCCAAAAGATCCCACAAAAAGAGTAGCAACTGCTAGCGGGATCATCAAAATGAGCAAAGATGCTTTTAAGGCGATCAAAGAAAATACCGGCAAAAAAGGCCCAGTCATCCAAACAGCCGTCGTCGCTGCGATAATGGGCGCTAAAAAGACAAGCGAGCTAATACCTATGTGCCATCCACTGGCCATTTTGGGTGTGGATTGTGACATCGAGGAGCTGCCTGAAATTTGCGCTTTTAAGCTTTACGTGAGCGTAAAGATAGAGGGCAAAACAGGCGTTGAGATGGAGGCTCTAACAGGCGTGAGCGTGGGACTTTTAACCATTTATGATATGGTAAAAGCCATAGATAAGAGCATGGAGATCAGTAACATCGTGCTAGAGAGCAAAACAGGAGGAAAAAGTGGCGAATATATGCGATCTAAATAACAAAAAGGCAAAAATCGACTACCCAACACACTGGGAGTATAAAGTGATATTTGACGCTGGCGTAAATGCCGAAGAGAAGGTAAAAGAGATAGTAAAAGATAGAGAATTTAAGCTAGTTTTTTCGAAATTTAGCAAAGATAAAAAATACGCTAGCTACGATCTAGCTGTGCTAGTTTTAAGCGAAGAAGAGAGGCTAGAGATTTTTTCAGCGCTAAAACACGAAGCAAAATACGTTTTATAAGGCAAAAATATGGATAAACTTGAGCAAAATTTACGTGATTATAAAGATAGCGAGGGGCTACTAACTAGCATAAAGGCTCTTTGCAACGACTTTTTTAGGGACGTCTCAGACAAAGACGAAAACACACTGCCTGATCTTTTGAAGCAAAAGATGAACGAGCTTTACGACAAGATGGATAAAGAGAGCCTCATAAATGCTAAAAACCTAAAAAGCGCTATGGAGGGGATAAACCAAGCTCTAGTTAGCGGCGAAGAGAAGCAGCTTTATGAGCTATTTGATAAAAGAGATGAGATAAATAGAGCGATCGAAGCAAAGCGTGAAGAGATAAAAAATAGGCTAAAAATTTCATTTGAAGCGGCTGAAGAGGTCGTAAAAGATAGAAATTTTGGCGAAAAAGAGGAAATTTTAGAGCTTTTAAACAACGCCATTATCAGAGAAACAAGGATGCTTGGCATCTTAAAAGAGAGTGCTCAAATCGCCTTTTTAACAACGCTTGAGGGCGCAAAGGATGTCGAAGAGACCGCTGGTGCGATAGCTAAAAATATGACCTACGCTGCGATAAGAGGCGGGGAGTTTAGCAAAGAGCGAATGTTTGAAATTTCAAAAAATATCATCAGTGCAGCGGGGAATTTAGCAAATGAGGGGCATATATTTGCAAAAGAGCTCATAAAAGGCGCGATAAATGGCACAAGAGATGGCATCTTAAGAGCTATTGAGAAGCTAAAAGATGAGGCGAAATTTGCTCCAGATGAGCTAAGGCTAAACTCACAGCTTTTAAATTTAAAAAACGTGGATGAGGAATTTATAGCGCTTCTTAAAGAGCTTGAAAATGAATTTGATGGCGTGGCTAAAAGCGAGATCGAAAGCGTGATAAATAGCGAGCTTGATACAAATCTAGCAAAATTTAAACGCATAAGCGATCAAGCGATGGAGCAGATCAGCTCAAGGCTTGAAGAGCTAAAGTCAAACGGCGTTGCAAAGCTTGTGAGTGAGGCGAACAATAAATTTGAAGCCCTAAAGCAAGAGCTAAACGACAAGAGCAAAAAGCTAAAGCTAAATTTTGACGCAAATGATAAGCTTGAAGGCCTAAAACAAGATATCGCAGAGTTTGAGAAAAAGGCGAACGACAAGCTTGAAGACATCAAACAAATGGATATAAAATCAGAAGCTAAGAAATTTGGCGACAGAGCCTATCAAGCGGCAAAAGACTTCTTAAACGTCATAAAAAAAGACAAAAAAGAAAACTAAATTTGCCAAGCTTTTGGCAAATTCATCATTTTGGCTAGGTCTTAGCCTAGCCAATTCACAACTTAAAATTATAAAAATAGATATAGCAAAAACGCACCCAATATCAAGCGGTAGATGACAAAAGGTAGCATCCTGATCCTTGAGATGATCCCCATAAATAGCTTCACGCAGATATAAGCACTAACTGCACTTATGATGACGCCAAGGGCGATGTCGCTCCAAGGCAGAGCGTTTGGATCTTTTATAAGCTTGATGCTCTCAAGTCCGCCAGCTAGGATGATGACAGGTATCGAAAGCAAAAATGAAAAATTTGCACTGCCTTTATGGCTAAAGCCCAAAAACAAGGCAGCTGTCATCGTTATACCTGATCTTGAGACGCCAGGGATGAGCGCCACAGCCTGCGCTAAGCCTATGATGAGAGCAAATTTTATGGTCATTTCGTATTCGCTTTTGTTTGTTGAGCGAAGATCAGCAAAGTAAAGTGCGATGCCAAAGATGATCGTAGTAACAGCGATCACAACGCCGCTTCTTGCGTACTCTTCGATCACGTTGTTAAACAAAAGCCCAAAGATGCCAACTGGGATAGTGGCAAATCCCACGCACCAAACAAGCAAGCTATCGCCTACCATCTTTCTTTGCGCGATCGAGGCAAAAAAGTCGCGAAGTAGCTTAAAAATCGTATCTTTAAAATAAAAAAGTATCGCGCTTAGCGTACCAACATGCACCGCCACGTCAAAAGCAAGCCCTTGATCTGGCCAGCCAAGTAGCTTTGGCACCAAGATGAGATGAGCCGAGCTTGATATCGGCAAAAACTCGCTTATGCCTTGCACCAAGGCCAAAACGATAACGTGAGAAATTTCCATAAAATGCCTTTTTTGATTTTAGATTGCAGCTGGGGATTTTACTCCCCAAAGTTAAATTTTATATAAGTTCGCTAGCAAAATTTGCAAGCTTTTGCGGAGTAAATCCGAAGTGATCAAACAGCTCGTTCGCCTTGCCGCTGGCGCCAAAGCTGTTCATGCCATAAACCGCGTCGGCAAATTTATACCACTCATAGCCAGTTGCGGCCTCAACTGCTATGATGGTTGTGTTTTTATCTAAAATTCTAGCCACATACTCGGCTGGCTGCTCGCAAAGTAGGTCAAAGCAAGGCGCTGATACGATGTTTGCACCCACACCTTGCTCAGCTAGAAGTGCAGCTGCTTTTACGCAGAGTGAGACCTCGCTGCCGCTTGCTATAAATGTGATCTTTGCTTCTTTTGACGAGCTTAAAAGATATGCGCCATTACTAACCTCGCCAAATTCGCCTTTTGCAAGTGGGTCAAGCCCTTGGCGGCTAAGCACAAAGGCACTTGGAGCGTTTAAATTTAGCGCCGCATGCCAGCTAGCTGCGTTTTCGTTGCCATCAGCTGGGCGGAAGGTGTAGAAATTTGGCATAGCTCTAAATGTGCTAAGCTGCTCGATAGGCTGGTGCGTCGGACCATCTTCGCCAACGCCGATGCTATCGTGCGTGAAGACAAAAAAGTGCTTGATGCCCATTAGCGCTGCTATCCTCGCACTTGGCTTTAGATAGTCGCTAAAGATAAAAAATGTCGCTGAAAATGGCAAGAAAAGACCGTATCTGGCGATGCCGTTATTTATAGCTGCCATGGCGTGCTCTCTGATGCCGTAGTGGATGTTTTTGCCATTTGGGAAGTCGCCCATGCCCTTTAGCTCGGTCTTGTTTGAAGGAGCAAGATCAGCGCTACCACCGATAAAGCCAGGGAGTTTTTTAGCTATCTCATTTAAAATAACGTGGTTTGTATCTCTTGTGGCTAGCTTTTTGTCGCTAAAGTCTGGAAATTCGATCTTGCTAAAGTCTGGATTAAGAAGGGAATTTAGCAAATTTTTACCCTCAGCACTTAATGCCTCAACCTTTTTGTTCCACATAGCCTCTTCAAGATCGCCCTTTTCTACTGCGCCTCTAAATCTTAAAAGCACGTCCTCGTCGATAGCAAATTTCTTCTCAGGGTCAAAGCCAGCTGCAGCCTTTGCCTTTTTTATGATCTCTTCGCCAAGTGGCGAGCCGTGGCTGTGGTGGCTACCCTCAAGCTCCATTGCGCCGCGTGCTATGTGCGTGTTTGCGATGATGAGATATGGCGACTCTTTCTCGCTAGCTTGCTCAAGCGCAAATTCGATCTGGTTATAGTCGTGTCCGTCGATGCGTGCGACCTCCCAGCCCTGCGCCTCAAACCTAGCCTTGACGTCCTCGCTAAATGCTATCGCTGTATCGCCCTCGATCGTGATGTTGTTTGAGTCGTAGATGAGCACAAGGTTATCTAATCTTAAATTTCCAGCCACCGAACATGCCTCGTAGCTTATGCCTTCTTCTAGGTCGCCGTCGCCGCAAAGGCAGTAAATTTTATGATCGATTATTTTATTGTCTGGCTCATTTAGCACGTTTGCAGCGTATTTTTCTGCCATTGCTAGGCCAACTGCATTTGCTACGCCTTGACCAAGTGGGCCAGTAGCCACCTCAACGCCTGGAGTGTGAATTTCTGGGTGTCCTGGGGTGTTTGAGCCAAGCTGGCGGAAATTTTTAAGCTCATCTAGGCTTAGGTCGTAGCCAGTTAGATGTAAGAAGCTATAGACCAAGCTTGACGCGTGACCACCGCTAAAAACGAGCCTATCTCTATTTAGCCATTTTGGATTTTTAGGGTTGTGTTTTAAAAAGTTGCTTAAAACCACCATGATATCAGCTAGGCCCATAGGAGCACCTGGGTGTCCGCTGTTAGCGTTTTGCACCATATCAGCGCACAAAAATCTTATAGTATCGGCTTGTTTTTTTAGCATATGATCTCCTTTTATTGCGTCAGATTATACAAAAAAGTGATTAAAACTTGCCTTGCATTTTTGCCCAAAATGTCTAAAAAGTGATATAAATTTACGAAATTTACGCACTATCTTAGGTGCTTGTCTGTAAGCTCTAAGATCATTTTTGCGATATTTGCATCTATCTGTTTTAGTGCCTCTTCTATCTCGCCTATTAGCTCATCTTTTTTCTTTTTTGCGCCAGATAGACCTAGTAAATTTGTAAATGAGTTTTTGGCTAAATCGTTATGCACGGGCTTTCCAGCGGCCGCTTCGTCGCTTGTAAGATCGATGATATCGTCTTGTATCTGAAAAGCAAGGCCGAGCTTTAGTCCGATATCATAAATTTTCTCGCACTCTGTTTTGCTTAAATTTACTATCACAGCGCCCATTTTTAGGCTAGCAGCGATGAGCTTTGCAGTCTTGTGGATGTGCAAAAAGACTAACTCATCAAGGCTTAGCATCTTGCCAGAGAGCCCAAATTTAGCCTTTGCTCTTTTGATGTCATCTTTGTTTGTATTTTCAAAGAAACAATCAAGCGCCTGACCTAGCACCATGCCGCTAACGCCAGCATTTTCGCTTAAAATTTCCACGCATTTTATGCGTGTTTGAGCTGGCAGATCAGCACGTGAAATTTCATAAAAAGCATGCGTGTTTAGCGCATCTCCTGCAAGTATCGCAGTCGTTTCGTCGTATGTTACGTGAAGCGTTGGTGTGCCACGTCTTAGGCTTGCGTTATCCATCGAAGGCAGATCATCGTGGATGAGCGAGTATGTATGCATCATCTCAAGCCCCAAAGCCACTCTCATCGCCTTTTGCGTGAGGCTTTTATCCACGCTCTCCACCACGCCAAGAAGCAAAAGTGCCCTAAAGTGCTTGCCTCCGGCCTTTAGCATAACGCCAAGCGCCTCCTCGTAGTAAGGGTGAAAGCTAGGCGCCTTTGGCAAATTTGCGTTTAGAAATTTTACAAAGTCCTCAAGTAGGCTCATTTTGGCACTCTTGCAAAGAACTGAAAGTCATTTCTACTAAATAAAAGCACGAAATTTTGCAGGTCGCTTATCTTTTCTAAAAGCTCCTCACGGTTGCTCACGCTCTCTTTGTTGTAGCCTAAAATTTTATCGCCGATTTTTATGCCAAAAATTTCCGCATTTGACTTTGGCTCGACCTTAGTAACGACTAAATTTTTATCGACCGTGATACCATAATCAACCAAAATTTTATCATCTAGTAAGCTCTCAGGCGACTTTGGCATGACGTTTAAATTTGGCAGATCAAGGCTTGAAGGGGCGTCAATGTCTAGGCTTTGGTTAAATTTCACATCCCCGCTTACTGGCACTTGAAAGAGTAGCTCCTGCCTATCACGCTTCACGATGATGTCCAGTTTTGCGCCCTTTGGAGCAAAAAGCACCATCTCATTTAGCTCTCTTAGGCTCTTTGGCTTGATGCCATTTACACTAACAAGCTCATCATCAACCATCATCATCTTGCCGCGGCCTAGTGGATCGACAAGACCCACAAAAAATTTATCCTCTTTTTGCAAGAATTTCACGCCGATATCGCCGTAATATACGTCATCGTAAGATACAAAGTGCTTTAAATAGCGATTTGGTATAAATTTATCAGCTCCAACAGCTATGCCTATCATCTTGCAACAAGGCGTGTTTATCTCGCCAGTCGCGTTATACTCGAAGCTTAGCGTGTCAAAGTCGCCTAAATTTTGCCCCAAAGACTTGATGTGGCCCATGACAGTGTTGTTAGAGTCGTTTAAGATGCCAACCCAAGTGCTCTTTTTGATGCGCTCCTCGTTGGTCTCATCAGCCATCACAACAGGGCTTAGCTCCTTGCTAGAGCGCACTAAGAAAAGCTGCAAATATGGGTCAAATTTGACATATTCGCCAAGCGGAGCTCCGTCACTTTTTGGCACTGCGATCAAATTTTTAGTGATAGCCACGCCAAAATGTTTATTTACCGAGACGATTGAGTTTTTATTCTTTTCAAAGCAGGCGTTAAAGTCCTCTTGCGTAGGCCTAGGATCGG is a genomic window of Campylobacter concisus containing:
- a CDS encoding undecaprenyl-diphosphate phosphatase, whose protein sequence is MEISHVIVLALVQGISEFLPISSSAHLILVPKLLGWPDQGLAFDVAVHVGTLSAILFYFKDTIFKLLRDFFASIAQRKMVGDSLLVWCVGFATIPVGIFGLLFNNVIEEYARSGVVIAVTTIIFGIALYFADLRSTNKSEYEMTIKFALIIGLAQAVALIPGVSRSGITMTAALFLGFSHKGSANFSFLLSIPVIILAGGLESIKLIKDPNALPWSDIALGVIISAVSAYICVKLFMGIISRIRMLPFVIYRLILGAFLLYLFL
- a CDS encoding nitrous oxide reductase family maturation protein NosD, with protein sequence MRKFSKFALAFLPLFGFANVLQDAINNASPGDVIKLGDAVYEGGITINKPLTIIGEGKNAHIKGEGKGSVIKIIASNVTLKNLKISGSGNDLGELDAGIGCDKANNVEISKNDISDVLFGIDFKECSSSKITENNITSKKGASLGFRGDAVRLWYSHENLIEHNNIRDSRDMVAWYASHNKFLSNKAVGSRYSLHFMYANQNLVENNEFIGNAVGMFFMYSASSNIKNNLVMDSDGAFGIGIGLKDVSDFTIENNTLVYNARGILLDNSPFQPGSTINFIGNKILHNVVGVYFHATQGTSIFENNDFIGNMDIVVNDTPGEKMLLNRWSKNYYDEYESFDRDKDGYGDTPFLHLSYIDQLWQYYPNLQFFYGSSVFSVLNFLAKLAPFSEPIKLLEDSSPRIKPLDVSNFNALKAKRG
- the nosZ gene encoding Sec-dependent nitrous-oxide reductase; protein product: MQKLFCVASAALLGLSLTAACAASSDLEKVMKERGLSEKDVLAAAKTYQPSGKKDDFIVFSSGGQSGQVLVYGVPSMRIYKYIGVFTPEPWQGYGYDDESKAVLKQGNIRGKEITWGDTHHPNFTEKNGEYVGDYLFINDKANPRIAVINLKDFETTQMVVNPIMKSEHGGSFITPNSEYVIEASQYAAPLDDNYHSMDDYEAVYRGAVTFWKFDYPKGKIDEKASFSLELPPYWQDLSDAGKGESYGWGFTNSINTEMYTGGIEKGLPPFEAGASRNDTDFLHVYNWQILEKLAQDKKNYKVINGHRVITIEAAVKAGALFLIPESKSPHGCDVTPDGRYIIVGGKLDTHASVYDFKKIKELIDKKEFAGTDPYGIPILDREKSMHGQVELGLGPLHTSFDSQDGILYTSLYVDSQIVKWDYKNLKVLDKVNVHYNIGHLDTMEGKSAKPKGKYAIALDKLSIDRFNPVGPLHPQNHQLIDITGAKMDLIYDMPIPLGEPHDVVSIAASKLTPALTYNMGTNSRTGEASPYATLAGQERVERNGKNVTVYATMIRSHINPEHIEVNKGDNVTIHLTNLERAQDETHGFGIDLYNIHASLEPGKTASVNFVADMEGVFPYYCTEFCSALHLEMMGYLLVKDPNKKYESAKNSKLKTLSPEALKAEYDKVIATNKATDDVIQEVVKYLKEKHYEKYPKVKALVDDALDQYGHIKEVKAKADEAYKKGDVNGAILWEYQVWQYMVKTADVGLRAKNNLAKEIATPMSPAAAKGEEAYLKGGCNGCHVIGQVSSGPDLTGVLLRHENGEKWVADFIKDPAKFYNDDYVKAMIDFFKLRMPNQHMSDEEIKNIIEYLKWIDENAGM
- the tkt gene encoding transketolase, which produces MLKKQADTIRFLCADMVQNANSGHPGAPMGLADIMVVLSNFLKHNPKNPKWLNRDRLVFSGGHASSLVYSFLHLTGYDLSLDELKNFRQLGSNTPGHPEIHTPGVEVATGPLGQGVANAVGLAMAEKYAANVLNEPDNKIIDHKIYCLCGDGDLEEGISYEACSVAGNLRLDNLVLIYDSNNITIEGDTAIAFSEDVKARFEAQGWEVARIDGHDYNQIEFALEQASEKESPYLIIANTHIARGAMELEGSHHSHGSPLGEEIIKKAKAAAGFDPEKKFAIDEDVLLRFRGAVEKGDLEEAMWNKKVEALSAEGKNLLNSLLNPDFSKIEFPDFSDKKLATRDTNHVILNEIAKKLPGFIGGSADLAPSNKTELKGMGDFPNGKNIHYGIREHAMAAINNGIARYGLFLPFSATFFIFSDYLKPSARIAALMGIKHFFVFTHDSIGVGEDGPTHQPIEQLSTFRAMPNFYTFRPADGNENAASWHAALNLNAPSAFVLSRQGLDPLAKGEFGEVSNGAYLLSSSKEAKITFIASGSEVSLCVKAAALLAEQGVGANIVSAPCFDLLCEQPAEYVARILDKNTTIIAVEAATGYEWYKFADAVYGMNSFGASGKANELFDHFGFTPQKLANFASELI
- a CDS encoding HP0495 family protein, giving the protein MANICDLNNKKAKIDYPTHWEYKVIFDAGVNAEEKVKEIVKDREFKLVFSKFSKDKKYASYDLAVLVLSEEERLEIFSALKHEAKYVL
- a CDS encoding ATP-dependent protease, which codes for MKFLLCLSLSLIALFAESKGCFIDENSQNIIFVKDGETKSLGLKEKIYKDQRCAFDESSFYVANLNNEIVKVASEKEFLFALPNVGCKVSNILLDKEKIYVACDMANVVTIAIFDKSSKKFISKNFNNVYKISSFLSLGEGVFFTSFNGKAFLLDSKLNAKEQKSVGFAPISACKFSDDEIFIGFRNGEILDLKSGAKKQVLRSKISALACVGDEVLVASEDGVIYKFDKSFKLKGKKELFSGEIKEIFIEKNVLVGVDLGNKTKSLEINSF
- a CDS encoding cytochrome C; the protein is MSKYKIYTIVALIIMSVCFTLPVLGWHGAKERIANGDELPSYAYTIYDLYSSFQYKNHLLPKEVASDLHKMIEQKAEIGTPSLPIWYVSLEAPNYPKAAFPDGIPVYFHVDGYSGDVHEMNTINHYIGMYPMEHGGNLERAIAPYYLLIATLCMLAFLYYDGKFNSLLMVPTIIAPVLFMSAFVGWLYWYGHNMQEWGAFKIKPFMPTVLGDGSVAHFTTHSYPTIGFWVMIVMSVLCILAVFSKKKELNA
- the moaC gene encoding cyclic pyranopterin monophosphate synthase MoaC; its protein translation is MMLTHLDEKDRPKMVDVSPKDPTKRVATASGIIKMSKDAFKAIKENTGKKGPVIQTAVVAAIMGAKKTSELIPMCHPLAILGVDCDIEELPEICAFKLYVSVKIEGKTGVEMEALTGVSVGLLTIYDMVKAIDKSMEISNIVLESKTGGKSGEYMRSK